A stretch of Paraburkholderia phenazinium DNA encodes these proteins:
- a CDS encoding MbcA/ParS/Xre antitoxin family protein: MSAAGLRAFFKIARDWDLSTDEQIILLGSPGRSTFFKWKAEPQTARVGRDTVERLSLLLGIYKALQILLPQPAAADGWIKRPNSAAPFGGRRALDRMLAGNISDLVAVRQYLDAMRGGWA, from the coding sequence ATGTCGGCGGCGGGCCTGCGCGCCTTCTTCAAGATCGCGCGCGACTGGGATCTGAGCACAGACGAGCAGATCATCCTGCTCGGCTCGCCGGGACGCTCGACGTTCTTCAAATGGAAGGCCGAGCCGCAAACAGCACGGGTGGGGCGCGACACCGTCGAACGGCTTTCGCTGCTGCTCGGCATTTACAAAGCATTGCAGATCCTGTTGCCGCAGCCCGCCGCAGCCGACGGCTGGATCAAGCGCCCCAACAGCGCGGCGCCGTTCGGCGGCCGCCGCGCGCTCGACCGGATGCTCGCCGGCAATATCAGCGACCTCGTCGCCGTGCGCCAATATCTCGATGCGATGCGAGGCGGCTGGGCGTGA
- a CDS encoding LysR substrate-binding domain-containing protein yields the protein MKVLDLDAVRAFVLVADLHSFTRAADALDTTQSAVSLKLKRLEAHLGKQLVERTPRVVRLSADGHAFLMAARDLLNAHERALGSLSVERRRLALGLSEHVAGRDLPDLLAKLNSYDPGLVIELHLGMSSALLAQFDERRLDAVIVRYEPEDAPRDDATVLFSEPLGWLAAPEWLLRVGEPLPLALLTAPCNVRAVAIHSLDEAGIAWREAFVGGGVAAVGAAAAAGLAVAPLARRVAPRRLIDVGERLGLPPLPESRVTLHSRLRDARSVETLRLLAGGLGSGV from the coding sequence ATGAAAGTACTCGATCTCGATGCGGTTCGCGCGTTCGTTCTGGTCGCCGATCTGCACAGCTTCACTCGCGCGGCGGATGCGCTCGATACCACGCAGTCGGCCGTAAGTCTGAAGCTCAAGCGGCTGGAGGCGCATCTAGGCAAGCAGCTAGTAGAACGCACGCCGCGTGTCGTAAGGCTGTCCGCGGATGGCCACGCGTTTCTCATGGCCGCGCGCGATCTGCTGAACGCACATGAACGGGCGCTTGGTTCGTTGTCGGTGGAACGGCGCAGGCTGGCGTTGGGCTTGAGCGAGCATGTCGCCGGCAGAGACCTGCCGGACTTGCTGGCAAAGCTCAACAGCTACGATCCGGGGCTGGTAATCGAACTGCATCTGGGCATGTCGTCGGCACTGCTGGCACAGTTCGACGAGCGACGGCTCGACGCGGTGATCGTCCGCTACGAGCCTGAGGATGCGCCGCGCGACGATGCGACGGTGCTTTTCAGCGAACCACTCGGCTGGCTCGCGGCGCCGGAGTGGCTGTTGCGGGTCGGCGAGCCGCTGCCGCTCGCGCTGCTCACTGCGCCGTGCAATGTGCGCGCTGTGGCAATTCATTCGTTGGACGAGGCGGGCATCGCGTGGCGCGAAGCGTTTGTTGGCGGTGGAGTGGCTGCTGTCGGCGCAGCGGCGGCGGCCGGTCTGGCTGTGGCGCCGTTGGCGCGACGGGTGGCCCCGCGGAGGTTGATCGACGTCGGTGAGAGGCTTGGCTTGCCGCCGTTGCCGGAATCGCGCGTCACACTGCATTCGCGGTTGCGGGACGCGCGATCGGTGGAGACGCTGAGATTGCTGGCGGGTGGGTTGGGGAGTGGGGTTTGA
- a CDS encoding GMC family oxidoreductase has protein sequence MANSNSADVVVVGSGVAGGLVAHQMALAGASVIVLEAGPRIPRWQIVENFRNSPVKDDFATPYPSTPYAPHPEYAPANNYLIQKGEYPYNSQYVRLVGGTTWHWAAAAWRLLPSDFQLKKLYGVGRDWPYPYETLEPWYSAAELQLGVSGPDSRIDLGSPRSKPYPMSQLPLSYMDQRFSDVLNAQGFKVVPEPVARNSRPYDARPTCCGNNNCMPICPIAAMYNGVVHAEKAEQAGAKLIPEAVVYRVEADNSGLITAVHYKDPNGNSTRVSGKLFVLAANGIETPKLMLMSTSDKFPHGIGNSSDQVGRNLMDHPGTGVTFLANEPLWPGRGPMEMTSVVNFRDGAFRSEYAAKKLHLSNGVPTMAVTAGLIKKGVTGAELDRQIRDRAARTLNINSFHEHLAEPQNRIVPSADQKDSLGIPQPEIYYSINDYVKKSAANTHELYAQIAALFGGTEVSFDDTFAPNNHIMGTTIMGNDAADSVVDADCRTHDHSNLFIASSGVMPTAASVNCTLTIAALSLKLADKLKHEI, from the coding sequence ATGGCAAATTCCAATTCCGCCGACGTCGTTGTAGTCGGCTCGGGCGTCGCGGGTGGTCTGGTCGCGCATCAGATGGCACTGGCCGGCGCTTCGGTGATCGTGCTCGAAGCAGGGCCGCGTATTCCTCGCTGGCAGATCGTCGAGAACTTCCGTAACTCGCCGGTCAAGGACGACTTTGCGACACCTTATCCTTCCACGCCCTACGCGCCGCATCCCGAGTATGCGCCGGCCAACAACTACCTGATCCAGAAAGGTGAGTATCCGTACAACTCGCAGTATGTGCGGCTGGTGGGCGGCACCACCTGGCACTGGGCGGCTGCCGCGTGGCGCCTGCTGCCCTCGGACTTCCAGTTGAAGAAACTGTACGGCGTGGGCCGCGATTGGCCTTATCCGTATGAAACGCTGGAGCCCTGGTATTCCGCCGCTGAGCTGCAGCTCGGCGTGTCCGGTCCGGACAGCAGGATCGATCTCGGCTCGCCGCGCTCGAAGCCGTATCCGATGAGTCAGTTGCCGTTGTCGTACATGGATCAGCGCTTTAGCGACGTGCTCAACGCGCAAGGCTTCAAGGTGGTGCCCGAGCCGGTGGCGCGCAACAGCCGGCCCTACGATGCTCGCCCCACCTGTTGCGGCAACAACAACTGCATGCCGATCTGCCCGATCGCCGCCATGTATAACGGCGTGGTGCATGCGGAGAAGGCCGAGCAAGCGGGGGCGAAGCTGATCCCGGAAGCCGTCGTGTATCGCGTCGAAGCGGACAACAGTGGGCTCATTACCGCGGTCCACTATAAGGATCCGAACGGCAACAGCACCCGCGTGAGCGGCAAGCTGTTCGTGCTCGCGGCGAACGGCATCGAAACACCCAAACTGATGCTGATGTCGACCTCCGACAAGTTTCCGCACGGCATCGGCAACAGCTCCGACCAGGTGGGCCGCAATCTGATGGACCATCCAGGCACGGGTGTGACTTTCCTTGCCAACGAACCGCTGTGGCCGGGACGCGGGCCGATGGAAATGACCTCGGTGGTGAACTTCCGCGACGGCGCGTTCCGCTCCGAATACGCAGCGAAAAAGCTGCATCTCTCCAATGGTGTGCCGACGATGGCGGTCACCGCGGGTCTGATCAAAAAAGGCGTGACGGGCGCCGAACTGGACCGTCAGATTCGTGACCGCGCGGCGCGCACGCTGAACATCAACAGCTTTCACGAACATCTGGCAGAACCGCAGAACCGTATCGTGCCCTCGGCGGATCAAAAGGACTCGCTTGGTATTCCGCAGCCGGAGATCTACTACTCGATCAACGACTACGTGAAGAAGAGCGCAGCCAACACGCACGAACTGTATGCGCAGATCGCAGCGCTGTTCGGCGGCACCGAGGTCTCGTTCGACGACACCTTCGCGCCGAACAATCACATCATGGGCACCACGATCATGGGCAACGATGCGGCGGATTCCGTCGTCGATGCGGATTGCCGTACGCACGACCATTCGAATCTGTTCATCGCGAGCAGCGGTGTCATGCCCACGGCTGCCTCGGTGAACTGCACACTGACGATTGCGGCCTTGTCGCTCAAGCTGGCCGACAAGCTCAAGCATGAAATCTGA
- a CDS encoding sugar dehydrogenase complex small subunit, producing MTDVQHNDKNHAHPRVTYVQSAGRRTWLLGACAAAAALAFTSAGRFGMSFGIPSAFADAPAGGGLDAFLALSQHLTARTSFNPVLAKRVYDALVHADAQFPQNVSALNTWLQGHGGVPSDTVTQALQTDQPVLAKTVSAIMRAWYLGLVGEMPHVQVVAYESALMFDPVKDVLTIPSYCRDVPFYWTQKPAGA from the coding sequence ATGACAGATGTCCAACATAACGATAAAAATCATGCGCACCCCAGGGTGACGTATGTCCAATCAGCCGGCCGCCGAACGTGGCTGCTCGGCGCATGCGCAGCGGCTGCTGCGCTGGCGTTCACGAGCGCTGGACGCTTCGGGATGTCATTCGGCATTCCTTCCGCCTTTGCCGACGCGCCCGCAGGCGGCGGACTCGATGCTTTCCTTGCGTTGTCCCAGCATTTAACTGCTCGAACCAGCTTCAACCCGGTCCTCGCCAAGCGTGTCTACGATGCGTTAGTCCACGCTGACGCCCAGTTCCCGCAGAACGTCAGCGCGCTCAATACGTGGCTGCAGGGCCATGGCGGTGTGCCATCGGACACGGTCACGCAAGCGCTGCAGACCGATCAGCCGGTGCTCGCGAAGACGGTGAGCGCCATCATGCGCGCGTGGTATCTCGGGCTTGTCGGCGAGATGCCACATGTCCAGGTGGTGGCCTACGAAAGCGCGCTGATGTTCGATCCGGTCAAGGACGTGTTGACCATTCCGTCCTATTGCCGCGACGTGCCGTTCTACTGGACACAAAAGCCAGCCGGCGCTTGA
- a CDS encoding DUF4160 domain-containing protein has translation MPIIARIDGLIIVIYPHDHTPPHVHVLGPDGEIIYELNCPAGPVSIREVRGYSEREARKLAKRVNELVPFLCSAWKGIHA, from the coding sequence ATGCCAATCATTGCCCGAATCGACGGTTTGATCATCGTCATTTATCCACATGACCACACGCCGCCGCACGTGCATGTGCTTGGGCCTGATGGTGAAATAATTTACGAACTGAATTGCCCAGCCGGCCCAGTATCGATCCGTGAGGTTAGAGGCTATTCGGAACGCGAGGCACGCAAGCTCGCTAAGCGCGTGAACGAACTGGTGCCGTTCTTGTGCTCCGCATGGAAAGGAATCCACGCATGA
- a CDS encoding RES family NAD+ phosphorylase translates to MTELYWQDRWRVAPLDWSPAYRVIPTRFPAVNLYDRVASPEDFDALYALEAMTNDRLRTEVGELDLVPREERRFGPGYGPIMAAFTHLNPLGSRFSDGSYGVFYCARSRATAIAETRYHTGKFLAATAEAPTRQQMRLYTVIAGGEVVDLRGDASLDPAVLSPHDYSAGQAAGRAIREAGAPGIAYPSVRDPGGECLAAFRTTLLRDCHHAAYLEYNWNGSAVDMVFELNQVG, encoded by the coding sequence GTGACAGAACTGTATTGGCAGGACCGCTGGCGCGTGGCGCCGCTCGACTGGTCGCCCGCGTATCGCGTCATTCCGACGCGCTTCCCCGCGGTGAATCTGTACGACCGGGTCGCCTCTCCCGAAGACTTCGACGCGCTTTACGCGCTCGAGGCAATGACCAACGACCGCTTGCGCACCGAAGTCGGCGAACTCGATCTGGTGCCGCGCGAGGAACGGCGCTTCGGTCCCGGATATGGGCCGATCATGGCCGCGTTCACGCATCTGAATCCGCTTGGCAGCCGCTTTTCGGACGGCAGCTACGGCGTGTTCTACTGCGCCCGTTCCCGCGCCACCGCGATCGCGGAGACGCGCTATCACACCGGCAAATTCCTCGCGGCTACCGCCGAGGCGCCGACGCGTCAGCAGATGCGCCTATACACGGTGATCGCGGGTGGCGAGGTGGTCGATCTGCGCGGCGACGCATCGCTAGATCCCGCGGTTTTATCACCGCACGACTACAGCGCCGGGCAAGCGGCAGGTCGCGCAATACGCGAGGCGGGTGCGCCAGGAATCGCCTATCCGTCCGTACGCGATCCCGGCGGCGAATGTCTCGCGGCGTTCAGAACCACGCTGTTGCGAGACTGCCACCACGCGGCCTATCTGGAATACAACTGGAACGGCAGCGCCGTCGATATGGTGTTCGAACTGAATCAGGTGGGATAG
- a CDS encoding c-type cytochrome, with product MTNKTSRVQPAGLLAQGVRRRRIRMATLAAAFSLFAMYLAWDNAYGPPVRRDDESPITQAMADDSPSSGDAAPSGTASSDPDLVKRGEYLARAGDCVACHTADKSRPFAGGLPIATPFGTIYTPNITPDPDTGIGQWTDADFQRAMHEGIGKGGERLYPAFPYAEYTRVTGQDVQAIRAYLNTLPPIHYAPPRNEMRFPFNQRWLMVFWNMFNFTEGRFVPDPRQSAEWNRGAYLVVGLAHCEECHTPRNILQGLKSTDRFSGATQAGWHAFNITPDKNSGIGNWSDDDLVKYLSTGVVPGRANAAGPMGQVVEDSTQYLTPEDLRSIATYLRSVTPVSGGETHPRDQLGTPASDVTALRGTEVTGVNGAQLFVANCASCHSWTGQGTGASAPGAYPSLLHNSTAGANDPANLAMVILHGVSRTTKQSDVLMPAFGGELTDDQVAAITNYVTKQFGNPQATLSVDQVAKLRAQQQ from the coding sequence ATGACGAACAAAACGTCTCGCGTGCAGCCGGCCGGTTTGCTCGCACAGGGCGTGCGCCGCCGCCGTATCCGGATGGCGACGCTTGCCGCTGCTTTCTCGCTGTTTGCGATGTATCTCGCGTGGGACAACGCCTATGGTCCGCCGGTGCGTCGCGACGACGAATCGCCGATTACCCAGGCGATGGCCGATGACTCGCCGTCATCCGGGGACGCAGCGCCGAGCGGGACTGCATCCTCCGATCCGGATCTGGTGAAGCGCGGCGAATACCTCGCGCGTGCCGGCGATTGCGTGGCGTGCCACACGGCCGATAAAAGCCGCCCGTTTGCCGGCGGTTTGCCGATTGCCACACCGTTCGGCACGATCTATACGCCGAACATTACACCGGACCCGGACACCGGTATCGGCCAGTGGACCGACGCCGATTTCCAGCGCGCGATGCATGAGGGCATCGGCAAAGGCGGCGAACGGCTCTATCCGGCATTCCCTTATGCCGAGTACACGAGGGTCACCGGGCAAGATGTGCAGGCGATTCGCGCCTATCTGAACACGCTGCCGCCGATCCATTACGCGCCGCCGCGCAACGAAATGCGCTTTCCGTTCAACCAGCGCTGGCTGATGGTGTTCTGGAATATGTTCAATTTCACCGAAGGGCGCTTCGTGCCCGATCCCAGGCAGAGCGCGGAATGGAATCGCGGTGCTTATCTGGTGGTAGGGCTCGCGCACTGTGAGGAGTGCCATACGCCGCGCAACATCCTGCAAGGACTGAAGTCGACCGATCGCTTTTCTGGCGCAACCCAGGCCGGCTGGCACGCATTCAATATCACGCCGGATAAAAATAGCGGCATCGGAAACTGGAGCGACGATGATCTGGTCAAATATTTGTCGACGGGTGTCGTGCCGGGCCGTGCAAACGCGGCGGGACCGATGGGCCAGGTCGTCGAGGACAGCACGCAGTATCTGACGCCTGAAGATCTGCGTTCGATCGCGACGTACCTGCGTTCGGTTACACCGGTGAGCGGCGGCGAAACGCATCCGCGCGACCAGCTGGGTACGCCCGCCAGCGACGTGACCGCGCTGCGCGGCACCGAGGTTACCGGCGTGAACGGCGCGCAACTGTTTGTCGCCAACTGCGCGTCGTGTCATAGCTGGACGGGGCAAGGTACCGGCGCGAGTGCGCCCGGGGCGTATCCTTCGCTGCTCCACAACTCGACGGCCGGCGCGAACGATCCTGCGAATCTGGCGATGGTGATCCTGCACGGCGTCAGCCGCACGACGAAGCAGTCCGATGTGCTGATGCCGGCATTCGGCGGAGAACTTACTGACGATCAGGTGGCGGCGATCACGAACTATGTGACGAAGCAGTTTGGTAACCCGCAAGCCACATTGTCCGTCGATCAGGTGGCGAAACTGCGGGCGCAGCAACAATGA
- a CDS encoding metallophosphoesterase, with product MTPAIVTTVEHHDVNRTGRDFVVGDLHGCVDALRYLLREVEFDPSRDRLFSVGDLIDRGTQSEEALALLDKPWFYAVLGNHEDTLCAVAEGRLRRQWWYGIGGTWAAELPDEKLRHYAQRLSRLPLARVVGTGRERFNVLHAEFFGTDTDLDLADFSADERQQMLWGRRLAMGNGDPSRQRSLSLTYCGHTPMREVQQIGAQVFIDTGAFGPGGKLTLVEARKIERWSVTVETARAVGAAALALP from the coding sequence ATGACTCCTGCAATCGTTACTACCGTCGAGCATCACGACGTCAACCGCACCGGCCGCGACTTTGTCGTGGGCGATCTGCATGGTTGCGTCGACGCGTTGCGTTATCTGTTGCGCGAGGTGGAGTTCGATCCGTCGCGGGACCGGCTGTTTTCGGTTGGCGATCTGATCGATCGCGGCACCCAGTCCGAGGAGGCGCTGGCGTTACTCGACAAGCCCTGGTTTTACGCCGTGCTCGGCAATCACGAAGACACGCTGTGTGCCGTCGCCGAAGGGCGCTTGCGCCGGCAGTGGTGGTACGGCATTGGCGGCACCTGGGCGGCGGAATTGCCGGATGAGAAGCTGCGGCACTACGCGCAACGTTTGTCCCGTTTGCCGCTGGCACGCGTGGTCGGCACCGGCCGCGAGCGTTTCAATGTGCTGCATGCGGAATTCTTCGGTACAGACACCGATCTCGACCTCGCCGACTTTTCCGCCGACGAACGGCAGCAAATGCTGTGGGGGCGCCGGCTTGCCATGGGCAACGGCGACCCGAGCCGGCAGCGCAGTCTGTCGCTCACCTACTGCGGCCACACGCCGATGCGTGAAGTTCAGCAGATCGGTGCGCAGGTATTCATCGACACCGGTGCGTTCGGGCCGGGCGGCAAGCTGACTTTGGTCGAGGCCCGCAAGATCGAGCGCTGGTCGGTGACTGTCGAGACGGCGCGCGCCGTAGGCGCCGCAGCGCTCGCGTTGCCGTGA
- a CDS encoding DUF1345 domain-containing protein gives MPTNFYPQVLRNRPRMVVALGIGIIGALVVPAHMRPMVRVLAGWDITVWLYLVLIWLHMAKADEHDVREFAQRDDENAGVVLFVICLATLASIAAIVLELASAKNLAAASTLAHYLLTGLTMFGAWFLIPTIFTLHYARLYYTPDAHESALLFPDDKLEPNYWDFLYFSFTIAVASQTSDVVLRSRTIRRAALAQSILSFYFNVAVLGLCVNIAAGLLGS, from the coding sequence ATGCCAACGAATTTTTACCCGCAGGTTCTACGCAACCGTCCACGCATGGTTGTCGCGCTTGGAATCGGTATCATCGGCGCGCTGGTGGTGCCCGCCCACATGCGGCCGATGGTACGCGTGCTGGCTGGATGGGACATCACAGTCTGGTTGTACCTTGTGCTCATCTGGCTGCATATGGCCAAGGCAGACGAACACGACGTCCGCGAATTCGCGCAACGCGACGACGAAAATGCCGGCGTCGTCCTGTTCGTCATCTGCCTGGCGACGCTGGCGAGCATCGCGGCCATCGTCCTCGAACTGGCATCCGCAAAGAATCTCGCCGCCGCGTCGACGCTCGCGCACTACCTGCTCACAGGCCTGACCATGTTCGGCGCATGGTTCCTGATTCCGACCATTTTCACGCTGCACTACGCACGCCTCTACTACACTCCGGACGCGCACGAAAGCGCCTTGCTATTCCCGGATGACAAGCTCGAACCGAACTATTGGGACTTCCTGTACTTCTCGTTCACCATCGCGGTGGCGTCCCAGACCTCGGATGTGGTGCTGCGATCGCGCACGATCCGGCGTGCCGCATTGGCGCAATCGATCCTGTCGTTCTACTTCAACGTTGCCGTGCTAGGCCTATGCGTCAACATCGCGGCCGGACTGCTCGGCTCGTAA
- a CDS encoding DUF2442 domain-containing protein yields MNTHEEWRLARERGAETAKRPAARTACYKPRTKRLEITLTNGISLLVPIAYIEGLHEAVAADLRQIEIFGLGSALLFPALDEVVSVHALIDGVFGSKAWMRDIGRVGGSAKSEAKATAARENGKKGGRPRKAA; encoded by the coding sequence ATGAATACGCATGAAGAATGGCGCCTCGCGCGCGAGCGAGGGGCGGAAACGGCAAAGCGGCCTGCCGCGCGCACGGCTTGCTACAAGCCACGAACGAAGCGGCTGGAAATTACGCTAACCAATGGTATTTCGCTGCTGGTTCCGATCGCCTATATCGAAGGGCTGCACGAAGCGGTGGCAGCCGACCTTCGTCAGATCGAGATTTTCGGTCTAGGCTCCGCGCTACTGTTTCCCGCGCTGGATGAAGTGGTCTCGGTGCATGCCCTGATCGACGGAGTGTTCGGCTCGAAAGCCTGGATGCGCGATATCGGACGGGTGGGTGGGAGTGCGAAGTCGGAGGCGAAAGCGACGGCTGCGAGGGAGAACGGCAAGAAGGGAGGGCGCCCCCGAAAAGCGGCGTGA